TTGGTTGACTCAATGCCTAGACGTCTGGCAGATGTTTTAAAACGATAGGAAGATCCcacaaaatattaacaacTTAGAATTTTAGTCGTGTACGCAGAATTGTTGGAGTGTACGCAGACTTTTGAGGTGTCAAATTtgtcttatgttttttttaatgatttttttttcctattaagttagttttattgaataaaaaacaaatgtagATAGGTTTAGAAATAAGCaaagaatattataaaaaaaaatcgttgcCCAAAGTGCCTTATGTTAGAAGTTATCCGCAACTAAacatgaaaatgtattcattttctAAGTGTACGCAGAGATATGCGAGCAAGTGTATAcagaaataatttttttttttttttcgagtgTTTCATATATTTCTCTGATTGCAGCCTTTCGAGAGATTCGTACAAACTGGTCGCATTGCCAAGGCCTCGGCCGGCCCCTTGAAGGGTCGCCTGGTGGCCATTGTCGACGTCATTGACCAAAACAGAGTAAGTGGCGACAGCCCGTGGTGGCAGAAGtcgagcagaagcagcaacaacaacaacaggcgcGGCGCCCTTGCCTCTTGCACATGATGATAATTTGTCTTCTTGATAGGAAGTGCCAACTGACACATAAATGAAGCTAGTTTAACCCACTGAAAGCAAGCATGCAAGCGCCGCGACGCGACGCcgattttgttgctgccgatGCGTCAACTCCAACCTAAAAACAACACAACTAAGCATGTTCTTCTCTTTTAGGTTTTGGTTGATGGTCCTTTGACCGGTGTTCCACGTCAGGAATACAGATTGAACAATCTGCATCTGACCAAATACCGCATTAAGTTCCCATTCACCGCGCCCACGCGCATTGTGCGCAAGGCCTGGACTGAGAGCGACCTGAAGGCCCAGTGGAAGGTCAGCCCCTGGTCCGTCAAGGCACAAAACATTTGCAAGGTGTGTATATGTAAATGGTTATGGTGGATATTAATTGTATTATCGATTTCTGCACATGATGATAATTGAAAGTTCTTGATAGGAATTGCCGGCTGATACATACATGAAGCTAGCTCTGTTTCTAACTGATCGCAGTCTAAGATAATCAATTCCCCACTCTTGTATCTCTGTGTTGTACTGGTACTAATCTTGTCCATTTTAATCTCTTGCAGCGCTCGCAATTGAACGATTTTGACCGCTTCAAGCTGCGTTATGCCAAGCGCCAGCGCAACAAGCTGCTGACCATTGCCTTCAACACACTGAAGAAGCGCACCAAGTCCGACGGTACTCCACGCATCCTGAAGAAGGATCGCCGTGAGCGTCTGCGTGCCGAGAAGGCCAAGGGTGGCAAGAAGGCAGCGGCCAAGAAGTAAACAATAAATTAACGAAAGTAACTGCTTGATGAACATCCACCACAATggagaaaataaaagaaagtgTTATTTTTAGGAAAAACACGCATGTGGCCGAGTTTTCTTTTGCGTTGTTTTGGGGAAGCGGAAGACGCCCGTTCAGTTTgattttcaacaattttatttgctCTCAAGAAACAAAAAGGTCTTAACAGTCCACAGTCCAATTCTTAAAGCCACAGTCTACCAATTAAATTAGCACCGAATGAATGCCTAGGCATTGCCCTTGCAGTAGATCGTCTTCCAGTTGCTGGGATGGTTGTAGCCAAGGAGGATGGGCAGATGTAGGAACAGTGTGATATGCTCGCCTTGTATCGACGTCGAGACCTTGACCCAGTTGCGCAGCCATTCGATCATCTCCTCGTCGCTGAGATTAACTGGATTGAGGCCACGCAAGTAGCAGGAGTACCGCAGCGCATGCATACTTAAATTGTGCACTCCGCCTTCGCGGGTTATGGCCTGGTCCATGTAGTGCACAAGGAAAGCGTGCTCGTGCAGGCGGTGACGCTTAAAGATGCTATTTTGCAGTCCGTGCATATTGACTAGGCTTTTCTAAAACAATACAACAGTGTTTGAATGGTGGATTCTAATGGGTTCATCATCACGGTCTTACAACATGCTTCCGCGACATTCCCAGCAGCGAGTAGGGTCCCTCGACAAAAATATCCTTGACGTCCAGAAGCATCTCCGGCGTTGGATGAGTACCACTTCCCAGCAGGCCCAATATGTTCCTGAACTCTGCGTGTTTGGGGTGTCCAGACAGCGATTTGAGCTTGGCCTGCAGGCAGCGGAAGACAGCTTTGTTGTACTGTAGTCTTTGTTTCATATAGTAATTTTGAAAGTCGGTGCGCTGCTCTGTAGTCCAGAAGTGCGAAGTAAGAAAAACGCGGGGATACCAAAAGCTGTAAAGTAAACCACCTGGCATTATAATCATGTAGCACCCACGCTAATTGGCGAGATCTTACACAAGGGGAAAGAATGCATAGCCAACCATCGGCAGTGAGCAGCCAATTAGGGCCGGTGCAACCTTCATCATGTCCCTCGGCATCATCATGTACAGCTCTAGTTCCTGGCGATTCAGTGCCCTGATCCCTTGCGGCGAGTCATTGGCAATGCGAGATATTTTTAAGAAGCGCTTCATGTCGCTGAAAAAGTCCTTTACGCCATCAAAGAAGACGTGATAGAGCTGCATGGCCTTGGGGAAGTTCTTTTCGAGAACCTTGTCATAGTTCTTCACATAGTTGAAGTAGCGTGTGAATATGTAGTCCTGCATATTATCTCGCATCTGCTCCCGCTTTGACCTGGGCACGTCCTGCTCCTTGGGCTTCTCATGATCAGGCATGTCGCTGGGTGGTAGGGTAGATGCTGTCTTAACCAACTGCTGGCCTTTTGGCGGATCCTTTGGCTTGTTTGCATCCCAGCCCGTCTCGTAGATGACCTTACCAACGCTGGTTATTTCGGCGGCTACATTTCGCTTAATCGTCGGCGGTGGTGCTTCTCCCCCAGTCGATTTTCCAGAATATTTCCGTTCTGGTGGCAGTGTGCAATATGACTTTGGTTTGTTATCGCTGCCGGTAAATGGGATTTTAATGCTGATTGATAATTGGGGTCAGGAGATTGTTCTAACCTGGAATTGGTGCTGGTAATGTATAGCTGTAATAGTCTCTGCCGATCTTGGGGCCAACTCCCAGCCGAAACTTGGGCAAATCGCGCCGCCACACGCAGTGCCAACGCCATTCTGCAAGCACTACCACTACAAACCGCACACACAAGTGCGTCCAATTACGCAACCGGCAACTCCAATGCAGGAGCTCTCCCCCAACAACGTTATTTTGAAGTATATGCAATATAAATTTCACACGAACATAAGGATTAGAGCTACCAAACCATCGATAAGACTACCGATATACTGCACTTCAGCAATCATTTAAAGACCGTCGATAGTTTTGTTATCATTAGCCTATCTGTTTGAAAAGTTGGATGGTAGGATTCTTgagtttttccatttaaacCGGATTTAATTCAGTTTGAAGTTGGAAACTGACGGTGAGGGGCATATGATTTCTGTTTATAGCTGTATGACATTAGACTTTGGAAAATGGTCTGCAAGGAGAGAGATGGCACAATAGACATTACATTTTTACATTTGTAGCTATCACTCCAACAACTGAGGCACTATTTGtgaaaaaatattgttttcgAGCCCACCCACCCATCTAGCTAAATGGATTCtgaaaacagcaacaatggaTAGTCTCAGCCACAGCGCTGTTCCCAGCTCAACTGGCAAGCCTGGACTGGACGCATATATATTTCTCGCTCTCACTGCAAGCTTTTTGTATAAAGCTGTCTCTGTTTTAGCAGATTGCAGTTAGCAAAGTCTAGTGTCATACAGCTATTACCATTTTTGCGCGGACTGATTTACACATATCGATATTACATTTTTAGCCCATTAAGGGCCAACGAATAAATACTcatgaaaattatgaaacttGAGGACCTTGAACGCCAaacaggtgaaagatatcggaATAATTATTTTGTTAGGTAGAGAGGAAAGATGGATCTATGATTATCATTGTAGAACGGCATTATTTTTCGGGGTTTAGTTGTCctaaaaagaaaattgtatCAAAATGGTACGAGCCGTTTAGGAAAGGCCCATAGTGGGTTAAGACCGGCAGATGTCGCTGCATCAaataatactcgtatgtagatAGTAGATGTAGTTGCCATGTAGCAAAATGAATTCATTTTTcgaatttttgaattttctcgttaaatatttttttttgcatataataatatatttatttatacttcTTCAACTAtaaaaaatagataaatattGTTCGAAAGAAGGATCCAATGAGAATCCAACATACGCGATGATATCAATTGTGTCCCGCTAAAAGGGGTGCCCACCTTTAATGTTCTACCATTCGGCCCCACAGAGCGGGATTTTCTCGCACGGAAAATGGCTCGGAAAATTTTGGTTCGTTTGTTTTCGCTCGTCTGTTGCGTCGGTTGTGGGCTTGTGTCGCACGGAAAACTGCGCGGAAATTTGAGCGCTTGCTTTCGCCTCGTACTAGATgctggctgcagcagcaacaacagcagcaagcagcagcgtCAGGACAAATTAAGCAAACTGAGGCCCACgcgccacggccacggccaaaACCGTAACTAATCAGCCCCAGACGCTCATTTGAGCCATCAATGGCAGCcaatttttggccattttgcGGCataaacggaaacggaaatgtgCGTTGCTTGTTTAGAAGCGTTACAGGAATGCTATGTTGCCTTAAGGGTGCTTGAGCCTTCGGTGAGTGGGGTGCTTGGAAAGAAGAGAAGACCTTCTGTGGGAAATTATAAAACTTAACGCAGCGCGTGTCCAACTTACTTGACTTTCCACTTCTGTGTggcagccaagcagccaagGGGAATGGCACGTCAGGCAGAAAGAAGACAAGTCTCTAATGCCATCTGTGGGTACATAAGTACATAAGTATATACTcgctttctttttatttattttttgtgtgtgtgtgtgtgtgcgtatgagTGCTGTTGTATACGCGTGTTTTTTCCGCTTAGCCTTCTGTGGCTCCTTCGGCCGATTTATTTATCTGGGTGCCCCTCACAGGGTATGGGCACGTATAGAgcgatatgtacatatagccTGCCAGCCAGCTCGAAAAGCGAGGAGCAGAAGCTTCAGTTACACTATTGACACATGCACAAACACATAACATAGTTAGTTATGTACGAGAGTGTGGCATGGTGCTATGGCTGCCCTGCCACATGTCGCACAACTTTGGGCGTTTGTTTGCTTCCGCTACCGCTGCCCCCCAGGAGCCAAACTCCCACTGCcataaaaatagaaatatcCGTAGCTGGAAGCCATAAATACTCCACAGCACTAGCGagtaaatttaattgaaaatacatacgTCAATACCTCTCTCCACTTCTCGACCAGCAGCCAAACTTCTGGCATGAATAAATGACCAAACCCACTTGGGCCCCCGACAACAAGTTCAAGGTGGTGCCGAACTATGCTCCGCATTAAGCCAGCCGGACTGGCTCTCACGCCCCATTCACAGGGGGATTACATACAGCACCGCCGCATCACAATGGCCAATTTATGGAACTTTCTCTGTCAGTGGTAGTCAATTTAAAATAGATTCCGCTTTATTGAATTGCCCGGCAATGGCAATCCGGATAAGACTGGACTTTATGCATAATTCTGTTTAATGCCTTTCCGTGTTGCTGGGTCAtgaaaaaacaatttgttcGGATTACACTTCACAGTGCAGAATCTTTGCCATCACTTGGGTCACGAATGGAAGAAACTGTTGGAGATTAAGGGCTGGCACAAGCTATAAAATTCGATTTAATGGTTGAGAAATTCTCCTGGGAGCAGGCCATAGATGGGTCTGGTCTACAATAAACTGTCGGATGGCTATAATTCAATTAGTTTCTGTCGGCACCAGTAATTGCGTGGCCCGTTTAACGAACAGCACAAGCCACAGCAATCAATAAGGCCAACACAAATCGACAAATGCCAGGGAGATGGCTAATTGGTCAGTGTCCCGTCAATGTCCCCAGCTTATAAATACCATAAACTAGATCAACGAAAACGATGTCATCAATTAGCATACGTCCTCGGCAGACGTCGAAGCGAGCCCGGGCAGAGGATTCTCTGCGAAGTGAGGAAAAGGAGTGCCTTGCCTTCGGTGTTGTGGCAGCTTCAAAGTTAATCATACGCACCGTTGAACCGGAGCAAATTGTGCTGCATGCTGTAAATgcagtgccagcagcaggctcacacaaacagaaacacagaGAAAAGCGATTGctaaagggaaagggaaatcCAATACGAGGAAAGCACCCCCCCCTGCCCTCACCGTAAAGCTACAatttgttgtcgtcgtcgcgCTTGTTCTCGCAAAGTCGAGAATTGTCTTGGCTCGACCGTGAAATGTGTTGTAACAGGCTTAGGATTATATTCAATTTGTGCCCCAAAAGTGGAACACATGTAAACACAGAAGGCCTGCTGTGATGAAAGGTGTCGGACTTGAGGGGATTTCGTGATGCGGCCTTGGAAGAGgccaaaaacacacatatgATTCTTAAAggaggaaatggaaatggaaatggggacTGGGGTAGACATCATTTGGGAACTGACAGCTAGAATCATCAATCAGTTGCGTTCAAACGGGAAAACATGCCTCATCAAAAGCCAGGAAGCAACGCATAGGTTGGGCGAAGATCCGACTAAGAGCCAGATTAAAATATTAGCTATTATTTTTGACTTTGTACTGCACATAGTATGGTGGAAAATGGTGGTGGAACCAGAGCCTAAGGTAGGTGTGCACGTCTAGCGCGTCACGGCTTCGACCCATCAAAGAAGTCTCATTCTCCGCCCGAATTCCTTAATGGCAGAACCGAATGCTCACCTCTCGGTGGCGACACGTGGGCGGAAAATGCAAAGCACGCGAAAATGCGTTTAAAAGTGTGCAAAACTTGGGGCGCAACTATTCGAGCCGGTTGCAGAGTGAATGATGAGAGAACTTTGTATGCAAATTCTTGGCGTAGCTTCGTCTCCACCGTGCCACCCAACCACCCGACCGGGTGGACGACCCACTCGGCCGTCCTGCCCCGAGTTGCGGTAAGTGTGAGTGACAGCCTGGCAGACACCTTGTCAATGGCTTGCGGCTACAAATAGCCCCAGCCTCAACCCCGAgtcggggcagggcaggaccTCATACCGGAGACGCCACACAGCGCCAGGGTATGCAAAGTAGCAAACAACAGCCGTAGAACAGTGACGACAACAAGCAAGAACAGTGGCAACAGCCAAgccaagtggcagcagcggcagagtcTGCTCTTCTGCATACAGCTGACTGACTACACATCTATATTAACGGGtctctctgtgtttgtgtttgtgtttgtgtgtgtgttgttgttagtgtggcatggggcatgggccatggggcatggggcatgatGGCACAACTTTCACACGATTCcagccttttgttttttgggcctTGACTTCGCCGCGGGCGTTGCTTTAATGAATGTGCAACACTGATGCATTTCTTTGGCGAACTACGGGGCAGAACAAAAACGTGCGGCATACCTTTCGGGGCGACACACAGAACTGTGGAGGCCAGAAGTGGTGGAATTTCCTAGCAAATAGGAagtgggaaatgggaaatgccatCCAGTCAGGTACAAGTACATGTTTCATTATTTTGGTATTGAAATTCCTTTGAAATTCCagcgaaaagacatgccactgATCAAAAACAGGCTACCAAAGTGTAAGGGTAATACCCTGCGGCTCTAGCTTCTATGGTAGCTTGGGGAGAGCTATTACAATACAAAATCGAtcagataccagataccagatactcTATATACATTTACAGACTATATACACATGCATGTATAATAATATCCGTCATTAGTGCAAACAAAAGATGTCTGCCAAGGCCAAGATGTCACCTGGCGGCTAttgccaaaaagaaagagcagagaaagcgaaattgcattgcatttacTAGCATCGATGAATACTCCTTGGCTTGTCTTGGACCTACTTACAGGTCTGTGTGTCCGACTTCCTGCTTCGATTGTTGAGGTATTCTCCAAGTAGAATCCAAAGTTGCACAAACTTCTGTGCCATTGCAGGAGTAGTTATGAATTGagttatttatataaatttgttGGCATTAGCTGGAAATAGCTTACCAAGAcgaatacatatatgcaaatagcaagataaattattcaaaatgccaataaaatTGTTACCGGAATTTGGGCCGCAAAATAATGGAATATATATGGACAGCAATTTCCATAGAAACTTTGTGCAATCTGAAATAGTGGCTAATGGAGGGGAAGAAAATTTTTGAAAGCTGCTTGCATAGAGTCAATTAAATCACTTGAAAATCGATTGCAAGCCACACCTGCAGTGGCACTATCCGTGCAATCTGTGGCACACTTTTGTGCGCCAGATATGAAGAGGAGAGCAGACACAGACGGAGACTGCATTGTGGTCTACCCCAGGGATTTAGTTAGTTAATTATGTATGCAGGCTGAAAATGTTGCACAAACAATGAGTGAAAGAGCGAAAGGGGGAAAGGGGTAAAGGAGATTGTGCCGCTGGAAGAGGGTGCACAAATAAAGGCTTAAGAAGTTAAGCCAAACAGCTCAAGTATGTGCCACATAAACCATTGAAGCACCCActcgcacacaaacacacacacacacacacagcccccgGGCAGGCACCATTCGCTTGGTGCCAAGACAGGGGCAGGAGCATGATGCCAACGATTTGCCGGCTCAATGCACACAAATACAGACACCGCTTAGGGTGTGGCAGGGCCAGGAGATTGCCACCACGCTTAGATGCTTAGGTGCTTAGGTGCTTGGGGTAGTGGTAGTTGAAGTTTACTCAAATGAAGGATTCTTCAGGGTAGCggaaaattgaattaagtTTTCATTACGCAAATAACCAGCAGAGCACTTGCCATAACCCGTACGCTTCtgcattatttattgcactttGCAGAGACGACCCCAAATTAACAATCatcacataaatatataatcaACAAGCGTCCACGTTCACGACCAAGGGAAGCAGAGCCGCCGCAGAGGGggtaggagcaggagcagacaCAGACtcgggagaggcagaggcagacgcaCCAGCTGGCGGAACAGCAGACACAGCcaggaggagcaacagcagaagga
The sequence above is a segment of the Drosophila pseudoobscura strain MV-25-SWS-2005 chromosome X, UCI_Dpse_MV25, whole genome shotgun sequence genome. Coding sequences within it:
- the RpL14 gene encoding 60S ribosomal protein L14 isoform X2, which encodes MPFERFVQTGRIAKASAGPLKGRLVAIVDVIDQNRVLVDGPLTGVPRQEYRLNNLHLTKYRIKFPFTAPTRIVRKAWTESDLKAQWKVSPWSVKAQNICKRSQLNDFDRFKLRYAKRQRNKLLTIAFNTLKKRTKSDGTPRILKKDRRERLRAEKAKGGKKAAAKK
- the LOC4812732 gene encoding LETM1 domain-containing protein 1 → MALALRVAARFAQVSAGSWPQDRQRLLQLYITSTNSSDNKPKSYCTLPPERKYSGKSTGGEAPPPTIKRNVAAEITSVGKVIYETGWDANKPKDPPKGQQLVKTASTLPPSDMPDHEKPKEQDVPRSKREQMRDNMQDYIFTRYFNYVKNYDKVLEKNFPKAMQLYHVFFDGVKDFFSDMKRFLKISRIANDSPQGIRALNRQELELYMMMPRDMMKVAPALIGCSLPMVGYAFFPLVFWYPRVFLTSHFWTTEQRTDFQNYYMKQRLQYNKAVFRCLQAKLKSLSGHPKHAEFRNILGLLGSGTHPTPEMLLDVKDIFVEGPYSLLGMSRKHVKSLVNMHGLQNSIFKRHRLHEHAFLVHYMDQAITREGGVHNLSMHALRYSCYLRGLNPVNLSDEEMIEWLRNWVKVSTSIQGEHITLFLHLPILLGYNHPSNWKTIYCKGNA